Proteins from a single region of Bradyrhizobium diazoefficiens:
- a CDS encoding AAA family ATPase, whose protein sequence is MSENLRLPAEASFAAELKALAAGEGHRPPGWTLSPRQVVTYLMGGKAADGTVITPKYVGDKRLIETAVATLATDRALLLLGVPGTAKSWVSEHLAAGITGDSTLVIQCTAGTDENQIRYGWNYAQLLAHGPSRAALVPTPLMRAMEGGKLCRFEELTRMGSDVQDTLITVLSEKMMPIPELNTAVYAQRGFNIIATANNRDKGVNELSSALKRRFNVVVLPLPDSAEEEVSIVVKRVGEMAQNLDLPAPKNVAEEVARVVAIFRELRSGSTEDGKIALKSPTGGLSTAEAIAVMVGGISQATFFNEGKLTAETLASNMIGAVVKDPVQDTAVLGEYLETVLKKKRGFESYYASLTDLI, encoded by the coding sequence ATGAGCGAGAACTTGCGGTTGCCTGCCGAGGCGAGCTTTGCAGCCGAGCTGAAGGCGCTCGCCGCCGGCGAAGGGCATCGCCCGCCCGGCTGGACGCTGTCGCCGCGCCAGGTCGTGACCTATCTTATGGGCGGCAAGGCGGCCGACGGGACCGTGATCACGCCCAAATATGTCGGCGACAAGCGACTGATCGAGACTGCCGTCGCGACGCTCGCAACCGATCGCGCGCTGCTCTTGCTCGGCGTGCCCGGCACCGCCAAGTCGTGGGTCTCCGAGCATCTTGCCGCCGGCATCACCGGTGACTCCACGCTCGTGATCCAGTGCACCGCCGGGACCGACGAGAACCAGATCCGCTATGGCTGGAACTATGCGCAATTGCTCGCCCACGGGCCGAGCCGCGCGGCGCTGGTCCCCACCCCGCTGATGCGCGCGATGGAAGGCGGCAAGCTCTGCCGGTTCGAGGAGCTGACGCGGATGGGCAGCGACGTGCAGGACACCCTGATCACCGTGCTGTCCGAAAAGATGATGCCGATCCCGGAGCTCAATACCGCGGTCTATGCGCAGCGCGGCTTCAACATCATTGCAACCGCCAACAACCGCGACAAGGGCGTCAACGAACTGTCCTCCGCGCTCAAGCGCCGCTTCAATGTCGTCGTGCTGCCGCTACCCGACAGCGCCGAGGAGGAAGTGTCGATCGTCGTCAAGCGTGTTGGCGAGATGGCGCAGAACCTCGATCTGCCGGCGCCGAAGAACGTCGCCGAGGAAGTGGCGCGGGTGGTCGCGATCTTCCGCGAGCTGCGCTCGGGCTCGACCGAGGACGGCAAGATCGCGCTGAAATCTCCCACCGGCGGTCTCTCGACGGCCGAGGCGATCGCGGTGATGGTCGGCGGCATCAGCCAGGCGACCTTTTTCAACGAGGGCAAGCTGACCGCGGAAACGCTCGCCAGCAACATGATCGGTGCGGTGGTGAAGGATCCCGTGCAGGACACCGCCGTGCTCGGCGAATATCTCGAGACCGTGCTGAAGAAGAAGCGCGGCTTCGAGAGCTACTATGCCTCGTTGACCGATTTGATCTGA
- a CDS encoding DUF5691 domain-containing protein: protein MTDAIKPEAIYDAMGSVLTRWTMGSAAAPVASFWRAELGDDPAEAELRLLALSGQFLGIAVTAEPVSALRILPDIPALALPTLPEALRPLARRILATKKQVQVKTELVDFLAARGWTAHPADWMPEPGADDVPDVYAPWRDWSEIAASGHAARQQTSDQLTAANWDDFWPAARKVALTELRRRDPSAARAMLEAKLGKESADTRLRLLSLLSERLSEDDIAFLETIVADDRAPKVKALAASLLARLGRGSTTGEDAAELAGFFSVKTKGILRRSRVIEAERPKTPAQWQRRKALLESANLASFSGALGVSAQELIAAWDWNVDPAADMALVNLIVATGTDAQVAHAARIIGEHDATGLVVALAPRLLPAERGRQAEAALNAHGIRFELAQLMAGPAARLDDPMTAPAGKALLAALRSDDAKPSDQVAELHALGLITSREGARRALEHLIGAGLLQGDPRLDMLRLNAALDDNGEKP from the coding sequence ATGACTGACGCGATCAAGCCTGAGGCGATCTACGACGCGATGGGCTCAGTGCTGACGCGCTGGACCATGGGATCGGCGGCCGCGCCCGTAGCCTCGTTCTGGCGTGCCGAGCTCGGCGACGATCCGGCCGAGGCCGAATTGCGGCTGCTCGCTTTGTCCGGTCAGTTCCTCGGCATCGCGGTGACAGCAGAGCCGGTCTCTGCGCTCCGCATCCTGCCCGACATTCCTGCACTCGCCTTGCCGACATTGCCTGAGGCCCTGCGTCCGCTGGCGCGCCGCATCCTAGCGACGAAGAAGCAGGTCCAGGTCAAAACCGAGCTTGTCGACTTTCTGGCGGCACGCGGTTGGACGGCACATCCTGCCGACTGGATGCCAGAGCCCGGCGCTGATGATGTGCCCGACGTCTATGCGCCGTGGCGCGACTGGTCAGAGATTGCAGCATCCGGTCATGCCGCGCGGCAGCAGACGAGCGACCAGCTTACCGCGGCCAATTGGGACGACTTCTGGCCTGCTGCACGCAAAGTCGCGCTGACCGAGTTGCGGCGGCGCGACCCATCCGCGGCACGTGCCATGCTGGAGGCGAAGCTCGGCAAGGAAAGTGCCGACACCCGATTGCGCCTGCTGTCGCTGTTATCGGAGCGGCTGTCCGAGGACGACATCGCCTTCCTCGAAACCATCGTGGCCGACGACCGCGCGCCCAAGGTGAAGGCGCTTGCCGCCTCGCTGCTCGCGCGTCTCGGCCGCGGGTCAACGACCGGCGAGGATGCCGCCGAGCTCGCCGGCTTCTTCTCGGTGAAGACCAAGGGGATCTTGCGCCGCTCGCGCGTGATCGAGGCCGAACGTCCCAAAACGCCGGCGCAATGGCAACGCCGCAAGGCTTTGCTCGAAAGCGCCAATCTCGCGTCGTTTTCGGGCGCGCTCGGGGTCTCGGCGCAGGAGCTGATCGCCGCCTGGGACTGGAACGTCGATCCGGCTGCCGACATGGCGCTGGTCAATCTGATCGTGGCAACCGGGACAGACGCGCAAGTCGCGCACGCGGCACGGATCATCGGCGAGCACGACGCAACCGGCCTGGTTGTGGCGCTGGCGCCGCGGCTTTTACCTGCCGAACGCGGAAGGCAGGCGGAAGCCGCCTTAAACGCACACGGCATCCGCTTCGAGCTGGCGCAGCTGATGGCGGGACCTGCGGCACGGCTCGACGATCCAATGACCGCCCCGGCTGGCAAGGCCCTGCTGGCGGCACTCCGAAGCGACGACGCCAAGCCTTCCGACCAAGTCGCAGAACTCCACGCGCTGGGCCTCATCACCTCGCGCGAAGGCGCGCGACGAGCACTTGAACACCTGATCGGCGCAGGCTTGCTGCAAGGCGACCCGCGCCTCGACATGCTGCGGCTCAACGCCGCATTGGATGATAATGGAGAGAAACCATGA